The window tatattaagttttctcaacttaacattttaagtggattccactctttattaatgaaattgacattttgagttagttcaacttttttcaaaggcatttgttgactcaacttaaaaaaaggtgttaggacaacaaatttgaagttgggctttttacaGTGCACGCTCACGCGTCCTTTGTGGAGTCTTGCATGACATACCTCCTTACATGATGATGTCCGCCAgcttgccctctctctcctccaaatacacccccacacacacttgtttgttGACagtaacacttctcggctctccgtctcgcgcgcgccgcagagtgcgcgcatcgggacggataataaaaaaaggcactttcacccccccccacagttTTTGTCCAGGGTGAGCGAGTCAGCTACAATCTTTCTGACCCGTTTCAGGGTCCAGGAGGCTTCATGGAGTCAAGCGAGGtcggcagattgcagccaatcacccTCTCAGcagtgtcatgatctggagtttgtgtctagttttgtgtcttgttttgaagtccttgtgtcatctgtctccctgtgattgtctgccctggccctgattgtttccttctgggtgattgctggtcccgccctcattgtgtccacctgtgtctcgttccccgttgtccaatcctctcaccttgcctgtgtatgtaaaccctgttcgtctcattcccagtgtggcttcgtactgtttggtccgcgtttttctcgttcctgtctggtctggtctgtgatttttgtaattaaatagtttgtggagTAATGTCGGCgcttgggtcctctcttgctgcgacaaccgtgaccacacatgacaAGCAGAGCAAATGTCCCATGCCTcatggccccgcctcctgcctctgtggccctgctgatgcccctcctctacctccttctttttatatggattgtggaaatctaaaaaactaattatttgtaatttgtgtaatattcattgaatgtgttgtaacactgtaatgctgttcatctggttacatgccatctattcttctgtccatcctggaggggtatcctcctctgtccctttacagaagggttcttccctttttccaagtgaaaggtttttttctgggttttttgcgtagtttttcctgatctgatatgagatcaaaggtcagggatgtcctatgtgtacagattgtaaagccctctgaggggaatttgtaatatgtgatattgggctatatgaaataaactgaatttaattgattttCGGTGTGCACTCGGAAATGGAGAACAGCAGTGCCTGCGGTGTATGAATGTcagttactgctgatgtgcaggtggaatcgtagctcctcccaccagggtgtgaatgggtgaatgatgtcatgtagtgttaaagtgttTTGAGTGGTTTTGCCCCGTAAAAGGGTTTTttcgggagtttttcctgatccgatgtgaggtccggGAAccgggatgttgtatgtgtatagattgtataaaaagtttttttatttgtatacaaaATGAGCTGAATTGCAAACAATGGGCGGTGTAGTCTAATGACCACCCTACCTAAAGTATTACCTCATATAGCAACAGTTCACTCTGAGACAAACAGCCAACCACTTAcagtaaaatattttattttgaaatgattatttttttttgaaaataagTTTAAGAAAATCCAGTGATATATGTAAATAATCAATTATCAggttaaagtgcaaaaatacatttttttaatatatatatataatgcatctGTACAAAAATAACATTGGGGTGTGATATTGAAAAGGAGTAAAATGTATTAACATGGCTTTGATTATTCTCAGttgttataaaaaataattaattgcgTAACAGTTGTgtcccttttaaaaaacatttttgggattataaacaaatcatttcactGAGCAGCCACACATATCCATTTCACATTTCACACATCCATTGAAAAGTCGAGCTTTGATAATATGCATACACTTCTCCAGTAAGGCATACAGTATTTATGCATTATTATTCCATAAAGAAGTGGCTGGTGAAATGGTTCATCGTTGAAGAGTATTCCCACACAGACGGAGTTCTGCCTCCAAAAGCTGAGATGAATCCGTCTTTGGTTGTTCTCCGTTGTTTGTCTTTGGTCCTATATGTTTACAGTGTCCCCGTCCCGGCCCTGATCACTTGATCTTGGCTGGCTTCAGTTCCTTGACCTGCATGTGTAATGTCTTGTGGACCGCCAGAGTCCTGGACTGACAGAAGCCCTTCCCACACTCCTGACACTTGAAGGGCTTTTCTTTGGAATGGATGTACCTGCagggtggacacacacacatagcaggCGGTTAATCTTGTCCTACTGGAAAGCCAATGTGAACAGCACTTTAATGGAGGCAGTGAATTAGCATTGGTGTGGAGAGTAATGCCTGATCTAAAAGGCCACAACTCTTAAACTCTAAAGAGAGTCCCGAATATGTGTCAGTCAGCCAGTCTGAGTGGTCTCTATGCTACTCATTCTTTTTGGTTTCAATCTGCAGGTGTGTGGTTTCACTTTATTTACCCGATTTTTACTTTAGGTCCTATTCCACGAGTTATTGCTTTTAACTCTTCATTTAACTACCAGCATACAACGTATTTGGACTTCTGGATGGATGTTTAACACATCACAGTTCACAGTCCTACCAtatactacgaactattcatgcactctgtcatactcattgaatgtgttttaactctgtaacgcttccttctgtacacacggcatctattcttctgtccatcctcctctgttgctctcctgaaggtttcttcccttttttcaatGTGaacatttcttgggagtttttcctgatccgatgtgaggccctgggatagggatgtcgtatgtgtacagattgtaaaggcctctgaggcttatttgtattttgtgataatgggctatacaaaataaactgaattgaattgaaacagtCTACTTTTGATAGTAGTCGCTACATTAATTAAGTACACAGAGAAACTTCTTTGAAATAGATTGTTTTTGTCGGTGTATGTTACTCCTAGTCTACAGAAGAGGCTGACTCTCTCCTGATGGAACTCACTTCACATTGTCCTTGTTCACTATGTTGGATCCCTCAGAGTGAAGCGTGGAAGGAGAGTTGTGACGCACTGTGGTTTTATTTTTTCGCGATTCGCTGTAATAGAACTATTTGCATCGAATTGGCATCATTGCTCCACACAGGCTTCTTCGTCAATGCCGGACGAGTTCAAGGGAACGAACTAGTGTGTGACAATCGTGACGATTTTGTGAGAGCAAAATTGTATTCAAATTCTTAATTTGGTCATTCTTAAATCGTAGAAAACACTTCCTGAAGACAGTATACAAAAAGCTGCAATAGCACAATATTAAACTAATGTCAGCACCAAGTAAATTAATTACAATGAATCAGATATTGAGTCACTGATTTGATTTTGGGTCTGTTGGATTTCGATGAGTATGGGTGCACCACAGAACCTCTGACTGTGAAGTCATTTGACCACATTCTACTTCCTGTGTCCTCTTTTACAGTCACAACATTTCTCGGACTTCACAGCCtttctttgaagaaatcttGTCAAATCATCTTATGTAAATTAATGACATTTAGATTGAGCAAATGCGTCATGACAAGATACAatgtacaatatttaaaaaaacctgcTCTGCCAAATGGAAATGATCCTGATCCAAACTCATTTCCCTGTTTCTCAATGTCAGAATTCCTGACCTCATGAACAAAGCTCAGTGGCTGATTTGAACCAGGTACATGGAACCAGCACATCAGGTCTTAGCTCATTCTTCCAGCATTACTCAGTTCCAACACTGTCTACTAAATGGTGTAGTTAGTTGTGTTAGGTAAAGATGTAAGATACAGTAGTTCAGTCAGACATATGCATCACTAGGATTAGTTATCATCCTGAACACGTCTAAAGGCTTAAGGGTTTCTACCCAGACGGAGTAGCTCACCAACTGGAGAAGCAACACACAGATTTTTAGATTTTGCCTGAATTTGGATGCAAAATAGACTCCAGAAGCGATGACGTTGAGACAGGGTTAATGCTAAAAACAGCCAAGAAGTTGTCCTCTGAAGACCTAAAGAGTAGAGCTTGAAAGACTAGTTGAACCTCTCCTCTTGCCACAACTATACCCCCAAGAACAAACCTCTTCAAACATACTGTTATTTGTTGTGTTATTTAATGCTTGTAATTTACTACCTCATCATATATCTTATACAggtaataatttgtcatttaaaaaacaattaaaggctcACCTTGGAGCATCAACCACTTGATATTAACTCCCTGACATTTTCCATCCCTTAATGTAGCCATCTGATCTTTCTTTGTATAAATTACTGATGTACTGCACAATATACATCCTAATCCTCAACTGCACtttatttatgttgtattattCTATATGTGCTATTTTTGTAACTGTTGTTTCATGTCACGCTTtgcatgtttctatgtatcacatgttgtcctttctgtggattGTAGGAAGATTAGCGGCCGCTAAGGTGTCAGTTAACGGGATCCGGTTAAAACTATACCACCGCTGTATGAAGTGGGCTCGTTTCTCACCTGTGGTCCCGGAGGTGGTCCTGTCTCCTGAAGGCCTTGTGGCAGATATCACAGGTATACGGCCTCTCGTCCGTGTGCGTCCTCTCGTGGATCAAAAGGTTGTAGGATTTGGTAAAATGGCGGCCGCAGAACTTGCAGACAAATTCTTTCTTGGTCTTGGAAGGCAGTCGGCCCCTGCTGGACTTGCGCTCCGGCGAGGACAGTTTGGTAACATCCAGGAGGCAGGCGAGGCCGGCGGAAGTCGGGTGATGAGATGAAGCctgtgcggcggcggcggtggcgccTGACATGCTCAGGTCTTCTGCCTTCAGATGATCCTCCTGAGTGGCTGCAGCTGCCAGATTGGCAAAGTCAAAGCGGGGTTTGTTCTTGGAGCTCTGCAGCAGTCCCACCGAGTCCTGCTTGGACTGCAGGAGGTGAGGGAACATGGGGAGAGAGGCCATGGAGGAGAACTGGGCAGGCAGCTTGGAGATGGTGCAGCGGGGCAGGGCCAGAGGCGGGTAGCCCAGTGTCCATTGGTGGAGGTGGATGGCGTGTAGGGCGCTGAAGCTGTAGATGCTGTGGAAATGGTCTGCTGGCAGCTGGAGGCCAGTGGAGCTCTGGAGGAGGGCGTAGTTAGCAAGCTGGAGGGACGGGTGGAGAGGGACCGGTGCTGGTAGAGTCTTGCTGCCCATGGCGGCGACACGGAACCCAACAGGTCttctgatggagagagaaaacattAGCAGATGAAATGATGCAAACTTTGAGTCGAgtcacattgaattattattgttcATACTTTCTGAAGTCAATTCAATGGAGAGAGCAATTAAGATGACCAGGAGGTCcgcacacacattatatacatatatgtatgtatgtatgtatatatatatacaaaaatatatatgcatatatatatatacatatatatatatacatatatatatacatatatatacatatatatatatatatttgtatatgaatatgtatgtatatatatatatacatatatataaaataagaaaGATCATTACAGgtttgttaaataaaataaattatttggAAAGCATGCTCATTCGCCTCCTCGAGATGAAAGGTGGATATTAATATCTGTGTGTGAAGTATGGAGCTGGAGTCCCGGTGGCTTCAGGACTGGACAAATCATGTGGTGACTTTGGGTCAGTGGTTACCAGGTCCATCTGTCAATCAGGAGGTTGGCGGTGCAATTCCCACacaagtcgatgtgtccttgagcaagacacttaaccctgaacttCTCCTATTGTATGGATGTAACATGAtcgtcactttggataaaagcgtcagctaaatgaaatctAATATCATTATTACGTGTATGTTGTGCTGATTGAATTTATGCAAAGGTTAAATACTTTTAATGTCGCAATTCAATTTGTAAAAAGgtttgtaccccccccccccccacacacacagttctgtcAGGAGCCAATCAACATCAAGCTTGCAGATAAGAACAGCTTATGCGTGCAGCATTTGCTGTTGGTTGCAGACATCAGCCATGTCTGGGTCCTATGCCAGATTCTCACCTTCTGCAATATTTGCAtataatttcattatttttgggGTAAAGTCATGATTATGGTTACCAAGTGGAACATTTAATGTAGGTCTGTAACAGGATGTAAACTCCAAGTCCAAGTACACACTCAGCCACGAACCCAACCTCCTCCATTATGTATACCCAAAAGGTAAAAGCTACCTAAATAAGGCCTCACTAATTATATTCTAATCCCTGCAGTTATATCGATGTATGTATTAGGTATAAAAAGAGTGGATTGGATAACAAATCTATATTCTGTTTGACATCTCTCCTAATTTCCTGTATAGTCCTTTCCATTAGTTTTAAATTTCACCAATCTGGGTTGGCAGAAGCATTCCAGATATCCATGGTGCGGAACATC of the Pseudoliparis swirei isolate HS2019 ecotype Mariana Trench chromosome 11, NWPU_hadal_v1, whole genome shotgun sequence genome contains:
- the osr1 gene encoding protein odd-skipped-related 1, yielding MGSKTLPAPVPLHPSLQLANYALLQSSTGLQLPADHFHSIYSFSALHAIHLHQWTLGYPPLALPRCTISKLPAQFSSMASLPMFPHLLQSKQDSVGLLQSSKNKPRFDFANLAAAATQEDHLKAEDLSMSGATAAAAQASSHHPTSAGLACLLDVTKLSSPERKSSRGRLPSKTKKEFVCKFCGRHFTKSYNLLIHERTHTDERPYTCDICHKAFRRQDHLRDHRYIHSKEKPFKCQECGKGFCQSRTLAVHKTLHMQVKELKPAKIK